TTTCTGATAAAAAAAATTACTGACTTATGTCAGTAATTTTTTTATTGTTTAAAGTTGGATGGTTTGACCTGGATGAATGACTTGACTTACGCCAAAACCATTGATGGCGGCTAGTTGATCGGCGGTCATCCCGTTAGCTGTCGCAATTGAGTAAAGGCTGTCGCCGTTTTGAACAGTGTAAGTCCCTGCTGAGCTGGTTGTACTTGCGTTTGAATTGCTTGAAGCACTAATTTGTAGATTTTGCCCAACTTGCAATAAAGAATTTAAATCTGAGATGCCATTAGCGGCAAGAAGTGACTTGACACTAACTCCAAAATGTTCAGCAATTGAATAAAAGCTATCGCCAGCTTGGACAGTGTAAGAATTTCCTGCAGAACTGCTGCTTGTTGTAGTGGTCGTGGTTAAATTGCTACTGTTTGAACCTGAGACTTGCAAATTTTGACCGACATGAATAGCATTTGCATCGCTCAAGCCATTGAGTGACACAAGTGCTGAAACACTTGTTCCATATTGAGCTGCAATTGCCGAAAGTGAATCGCCTTCTTTAACAGTATAAGTTCCTGTTGAGCTACTGCTGCTTGTCGTTGTAGTTGTGGTCGTTGTAGTGGAAACGGCAGCCCCTTGGTCATAAGCGCTCAAACCAAGTTCATAAATAATACTGTTTAATTTTGCAGCGTAGCCTGGATCGGTTGCATAACGTCCTTGCAGCCAAGCTGTGGCATCAAGATAAGAACTGGTATTTTCTCGCCAAGCTCCTGAGTAATAAGATGAGCCGCGCAAAAGTTGAGCTTGAGCTAGACAAGCTTCATAGACTGAGCCATAGGCTTGAAAGGGTTCAACGACATTGGTCATCACTCCATCAAGATATTCTTGAGTTGGGAGATATACAGGTGTTCCTGAGCTGTATTTAACGCCAAAGATATTATTATAATTGCTCGCAAGTGCGCTTTGGCCGCCGCTAGACTCTAAAATTCCCTGAGCAATCATGACCGACGGATAAAGACCGTAATCATTGGCAACAGGGACAGCAGCATTGATAATTTCTTGAACTGATGAAGCTTGGGCTGTGATTCCTCCTAAGCTTGCGAGAGCGACAATGGACGCTCCTAGGGCAAATTTATGTTTAGCTTTCATTAAAAATTCCTCTTTTTTTGGGGTAAAGTCGTGTGACTTGAAATAAATTAGTGCAAGCCATGTTTTTTGTGATTATTATTAGTATAAAAATTTTTTGATGAAATGTAAAGCGTTTTATGTCTTTTTTAGGCTTCCTGTTGTTATAAAAATTTTTTAGGTCAATGATAGGGCATATTTATAGACAAATTTTAGTTTTTCATTTTATAATGGAGAGAGAATAAAGTGAGGTATTTGAAATGGCTAAGATTTATGAAAACATTACGGAATTAATCGGACAAACCCCTATCGTTAAATTGCAACACGTTCCAGAAGACAGCGCCGATGTGTATGTCAAATTGGAAGCTTTCAATCCTGGTGGCTCGGTTAAAGACCGGATTGCGCTGGCTATGATTCGTGCTGCTGAGGCTGATGGCCGCTTGCAAGCTGGTGGGACAATTGTTGAGCCAACTTCTGGAAATACAGGCATCGGACTTGCTTTTGTGGGTTCTGCCTTGGGTTACAAGGTGGTTATTGTAATGCCTGAATCGTTCTCAATTGAACGTCGTAAATTGATTCAAGCTTATGGTGCTGAATTGGTCTTGACTCCGGCGGCTGAGGGAATGAAAGGAGCAATTGCCAAAGCAGAAGCTTTACGTGATGAAAAAGGTTATTTCCTTGCTATGCAATTTGAAAATCCAGCAAATCCAGAAATTCACGAAAAAACAACCGGTGCTGAAATTATTGAGGCTTTTGGCCCAACAGGACTTGACGCTTTCGTGGCTGGTGCGGGTACAGGGGGAACAATTACAGGGGTTTCTCATGCGCTCAAAAAAGTTAATTCAGCGGTCAAAACTTACGTTGTTGAAGCTGATGAATCTGCGATTCTCTCTGGTGAAGCTGCTGGCCCGCACAAAATTCAAGGGATTTCTGCAGGTTTTATTCCGGGAAATTTGGACACTGAGGCTTACGACGAAGTGATTCGGGTCAAAGGTGATGATGCGATTTTGACTGCTCGCCATATTGGTGGAAAAGAAGGCTTCTTGGTTGGTATTTCCTCTGGTGCTGCGATTTATGCGGCCTTGCAAGTGGCGAAAAAACTGGGCAAGGGCAAAAAAGTACTGGCACTGGCGGCAGATAATGGGGAACGCTATTTATCAACTGTTTTGTATGATTTTGAGAGCGAAAAATAAGAAATTTAGCTAGAGAATTTACTGACGGATGTTCAATTGATGAGAGAATTTACTGACGAAAATAAATTTGGCTTAGAAAAATCGCTGACGGATTTTAGTTAGTGATTTTTTGTAGAGAATTTACTGACGGATTTGTTTTTTCTGAAATTTTTGTGTGAAAATTCACGTATTATTTCTTTTCAATTTCCTAAATTTTCTGCTAGAATCGTAACCGATAACAAATCAATATTTTAGAAAGATTGATAAAATGAATAAATTAAAAATTGCTACTCTTGCTGGGCTCTCCCTGTCCGCTACTGTTTTGCTGACGGCTTGTGCAAGCTCTGGGACAAGTTCTTCAAGTTCACGCAATATTCAATATAGCTTGAACTCCGACGTCTTGACTTTAGACTCAAGCCTTGCCGCCGATGTCAATTCGATTGACACCTTACTCAATGTCCAAGCTGGACTGGTGCGCTTTGACAAAAATGCTCAAGTCGTCAATGACCTTGCCAAATCAATTGATATTTCTAAAGATGGTTTGACTTATACGGTTCAATTGCGCGACGGATTGAAATGGTCCAATGGCGACAGCTTGACGGCTAAAGATTTCGTTTACGGCTGGCAACGGACAGTTGATCCAAAAACTGGCTCACAATACGCCTCATTCTTGGCTCCAGTCAAAAATGCCACCGAGATCATAGCTGGCAAAAAACCACTTTCTGACTTGGGAATCAAAGCTATCAATGCTCACAAACTCGTCATTACTCTTGCGGCACCGACGCCATATTTCGAAAAATTGATGACGGTGCAAGCTTACTATCCTCTCAACCAAAAATTTGTTGAAAAATATGGTAAAGCTTATGGAACAAACTCTGACAAGACACTTTATAACGGAGCTTTCATTTTTGCTAAGGGTTCTAAAGGCTGGACAGGTTCAAATAAAACTTTCAGCTTAGTCAAAAATCCGAATTTTTATGACGCCAAAAATGTCAAAGCCAAAGGGATTACTTATCAAGTCATCACGGAGAATAACACCGCCGCACAACTTTACAAGCAAGGTAAGCTGGATATGGCCATTCTTGACACCCCTCAACTGGTCTCAACTTACAAATCTACCAAAGGCTATAAAATCCTTCCTGCCCCCCGTGTGGACGTTCTGGAATACAATCAATCTGGCAAAGTCCCTGCATTGAATAATCTCAAAATCCGCCAAGCACTCAATCTGGCAACCAATCGCAAAGGTTTGCTGGAAACGGCAGCCCCTTATTTCACAGTAGCCAATACGGTCACACCAAGTGGTTTAGATAAGGCTCCAAATGGCGAAGATTTTGCTAAATATGCTGCGCAACCTTATGCTTTTGATGCAAAAAATGCAGCTGAATTATTCAAAGAAGGATTAAAAGAGATTGGTAAAACATCCCTGACTTTGACCCTTGAAGGCGATAGCGACGACACTTATCACAAGACAGCTGTAAATTATTTGACAGCTAGCTTGTCTAAAAACTTGCCCGGCTTGACTGTCAAGGAAAATCTTGTCCCTAAAGCACAACGGCTCAAAGATGCACAAAACAACAACTTTGAAATCATCTTGTCCAGCTGGGGTGCAGATTACAACGAGCCATCCGATTTCTTGATGAACTTTATTACGGGCAGCCCCCTCAATAACGGTCGTATCAGTAACGCCGCCTACGACAAAGCCTATCAAGCTGCAACGACCATGCCTGATATCATGAATGATGAAAAGCGCTACGCCGACTACAAAGAAGCTGAAAGCCAGCTCTACCAAGCCGCTAATCTCAATCCGCTGGACACTCAAGCCAAACCCGTCCTCCTTAATCCAGAGCTCAAAGGCGTTTCTGAATATAATTCTGCCATGCTCTATGACTTGCGCTACGCACAATTTGTGAAATAAAATCTTTTAGATACGAAAAGTTACTGACAAAATAGTCAGCAACTTTTTTTATCCATAAAATTTTTAAACTTCACGGCGAACATTACCATTTTCAAAGAGCTGCTCCCAAGTCATATTCCCCAAAACTTTGCGGTTAATGACTTGATTAAGCCGACTAATACTAACCCCGTCGGTGCTTGTCGAGTCGTGCAGTATAAAGCCATCACCCAAATAAATGGCTGCGTGTTGTTCATTTTCACTCGCGTCATCTGGCGTAATCAACAAATCTCCACGCCCTTTATTTGCCCAAGTTTCCGCAGTCCCAGTTTGAGCCAGTAGTGTCGTTGAAGCGGCGAACTGATAGACCAAGGATTGCCCGCCCAAGCGATACATCTGTGCAATGAAACTTGAGCAGTCAAATTCATTTTTCGCCACAGAAGCATCCGTTCTGCCACCACCATAAACGTAAGGACTCTCGCCGACCAATTTTAACCCAGCTGCAATTGTTTTTTCAATCACTGTGTTATCAGATTTCAGCGATCCAGCCACTGCCTCATAGGCTTTTATGACATCATCAGTACCATTTTTCTTGGTGAAATAGTAAGTATAACCCCCAATTTTTTGCAGACCATAGAGCATTTTTCCTGTTTTGGGACTAAAATATACCGTCCCACCGTTCAGGGTCATGAAACCCGTTTTCATAGCGCCAGTGGATTTGTCAAAATAATAAGTACTGCCCTTGATTTTTTGAAGGCCATAAAGCTTACTTTCCCCCGAATAAGCATAAGTTTGTGCAGATTTACTGACCAATTTAATCGTTGAGGCCTGCACTGCTTTTACACCCATTTCCATAATTTTCCCTGCGCCAAAAATAGCAATCATCGTGAGTCCTAAGAGTACTATTTTTCGTAATTTTTTGTGCTGATTTCTAGCACTCCTTCTATGTTTTTCCATGTCTTATTTATAACATTTTAACTTTAATGACAACTTAATAACAATACTTTAAGATTTAAATAAGAAAAAATGACTTGATAAGGAAATCAAATCACTTTGGTATTTTTTTAGCCACTGACTTTTTCTAGTTCTTGATAAATTTGACGGAAAACGGTCAAAAATTGTTCCACTTCTGCCATGTTATTGCTGGCATCAAGCGAAATTCTAACGGCGCTAGTTGCAATTTTTCCTGAAACATTCATTGCGACCAAAGTCCCAGCCGCCGCATTTTTCTTGGATGAACAAGCCGAGGTCGTTGAGATATAGATTTCATGTTGCTCAAAGGCATGAACAACCACTTCGCCACGCACCCCACGAATTCCAAAAGTCAAAATATTCGGAGCAAAATCCGCCATTTCACTAAATAAGACAACCTTGTCATGTTTTTTCAATTCGTCAAAGATAATTTGTTTCATGGCTAAAACTTTGCTGCGTTTGCGCTCATCATCTTCCAGAGCCAGACGCAGTGCTTTGGCCGTTGCCACGATTCCTGCTAGATTTTCCGTCGTTGAGCGACGATTTGACTCTTGCCCACCACCATGCAAAAGCGGTGTGACCCGCTTGCCTGCTCGGACAATGGCGAAACCAAGTCCGCGTGGCCCATGAAATTTATGAGCCGAAAAAGTCGCAAAATCTACTCGCTCAACCAACCAATCCTCAACAGCAATTTTTCCGATAGCTTGTACCGCATCCACATGGAAAGAAATTGTCGGATAATCCCTCAAAAGTGCCGCAATTTCTGCAATCGGTTGAACCGCTCCGACCTCATTATTGACTGCCATGACCGAGACCAAGATTGTTTCATCACGAATCAATTTTTTTAGCTCCGAAACAATCACAAAACCCTTATGATCCACTGGTGCATAATCCAACTCAAAACCTTGCGTTGTCAGCCACTCTGCCGCATTTTTCACCGCTGGATGTTCAACACTAGACACAATCAAATGATTACCGTAAGGGCGCTTCTCAAAAGCCACACCCTTCAAAATCCAGTTATCCCCTTCAGTTCCTCCGCTGGTAAAGAAAATCTCTTGTGCTGTAAGTCCAAACAAATCAGCAACCTGCCGGCGTGATGCCTCCAAAAGTCGAGTTGCCGTCGTTCCCAAATTGTGTAAACTTGAGGGATTTCCCATAATTTTAGTTGCTACATCCGTATAAGTCCGCAAAACCAACGGATTAATCGCCGTTGTTGCCGAATTATCAAAATAAATCATTATTTTTTCACCTTCAATATTTCAAAATCATTTTCTATTTTAGCACAAATGCCTAAGAAAAGTTCCCCTAAGTGCTGAAAAGCAAATTCTTACTCTGAGCATTTCTAAAGGAAAATCAGGCTCCCCCTTTTTGAGGATTTTAGCAAAACAAAAAGCACTGTTCAACCGGACAGTGCTTGATGTTACTTAGACAATGCTTATTTAACAGCGTCTTTCAAAGCTTTACCAGCTTTGAATGCAGGAACAACTGTTGCAGCGATTTTAATCGCTTCACCAGTTTGTGGGTTACGACCTTCACGAGCTGCACGTTCACGAGTTTCAAAGGTACCAAAACCAATCAATTGAACTTTTTCGCCTTTCGCAAGGAATTCAGTGACAACTTCACCAAAAGCATTAACTGCTTTTTCTGAATCTTTTTTAGTCAATCCTGTTTTCGCTGCAACTTCAGCGATAAGATCTTGTTTGTTAGCCATTTTAAAAATGTCCTCCGTTTGTTTTTTACCTTAAACCTTAGGCAGTTTTCATTTTAGCAAATCTTGCCCCAGTTTGCAAGCAAAAACGCTATTTTAAGCCACTTTTCAGGCTTTTTTCATGAAATCGAAAGTGAAGTTTCCTTTATCCAAATCAATTTGGTTTGCTTTGAGATAAAGGTCGGACGCCAGCTTAATTTTAGGCAATTGAATAATCACCTGACTGCTTTTACTTTCCACTTGAACAAAATCAGGGAGATTGTAGGATTTGACCATCGCCAACACATCCGAAGTCGGTAAACTCAAGCTTCCAGCTGAGATGCTTTGCACCGATAAGCTGACTGCCCCATCTGCAAGCGCCAAAGGTTGGAAATAAATATAAAGTGGAATTTTCGTCCCAAAAAGTTGATAAGAAGCTTCGAGAACCGCCTGTTGACCAGAAATATAAAATTTATAGGTCATCTCTTTTGTCTGGTAATCAGCCAAATAACTATTAATCAGTTGGTTCAATTGAGGCGTTGTCGTCGTAATCTGGGCTACTTTTTGGTCAGTCTGACTGCTATTTTTTTGCGTCAAAACAGCCTGATCACGTGGCATCATTACACGGACTGCCACAAATAAGACCCCTGCTAAATTTAGCGCCAAAAGCAAGAGAAAAAGCCATTTCCAAAGCGAATTTTTTGCTTTCTCAGGTGAACCTTCTGGTGTTTTTGGAGCTTTAGAACCCGGACTCTTTTTCACAATTTTCTTTGATTTTCTTGATTGAATTACTTGATTATCCATTGTTTTTCTCACTTATTAACCTTCTCATAGCTGGCGTAAGCTGCATTTGCCATAATCTGATAACCTGTATTATTTGGATGAAAATGATCGCCCGTATAAAGTAGATTATTCTCTACCGAAGATGAAGACGAATCCGCCTCAACAGCCTGGGTTGTTCCAGTTCCTTTATAGAGCAAGTCGTTAATCGGAACAAAATAAACCTTATTTTCCTTAGCGATGACTTCTTTTGTCGCTTGATTCCAATCATCAATAACATTTTGCATGACCGTCAAATCTGGAAAGTTGATATAAAAAGGATTATAAATTCCGAGCACATAAATCTGCGCCTTTGGATTATCCTTACGAATTGTATCTAGCAACTTTTTAACCCGCTTTTGATAGGCCGCCTCAGGCTTGACAAAGTCTTTCTCACGCATTGTCGACAACTTGGTTACATTATCCCGAATTACCTTCAGAACGTCATTCCCCCCAACTGTAATGGTGATAATATCCGCTTTTTTTAATCCCGCCTGAATTTTTTCTTGCTTAAGCATTCGGTTATAGATTTGCGTGCTGGTATCTCCCGCCTTGCCAAAATTTTGGCTGACCACCGAATCGTTCGTCCCGTTTTCAATATTTTTGGCAAAGAGAGGAACAAAACCACCTTGCCCTGTTGCATCACCAACGCCCTCTGTTAACGAATCCCCCAAGGCTGTATAAATTAAAGTTTTGGATGCGCTTGTTTTTTTCACTGCCCCAAACCGATCCTGAGCCTTAGGAAAAATCACCCACAAAGCAGCAAAGATTAGCAAAATTGCCAGCAAAAAGCCGGCAAGTGTACGCAAAGAATTTTTCATCATTTTTTCTTGCACTTTCTATTTACAAAAATAAAATTGCAAACGAACGCTGAGTTCTTATTCATAGTCAATCATAATCGCCCAAGCCCCTGGCCCTGTGTGCGTTGCAATTGTTGTATTTGTATCCATGACTGAAATTGGTTTTTCAACAAATTTTTGCAAAATTTCTTTTGCTTTTTGTGAAAATTCTAAACCTTGAGCATGAGAAATACCAATTTCACGAATCTTACGACCTGATTGGCTCATGTGCTCAGCAAGTTCATCAAGCCATTTGTAAAAGGTCTTATTTCCTCGACCACGCAAAAGTGTGTTGAGTTCTCGATCTTTCAGAGTTCCAATCACTCGCACGTGCAAAAGACTGCCAAAAAGTCCTGTCATTCGACTCACACGACCACCTTTAACGAGGTTTTCTAAAGTTGAAAAACCGATATAAAGCTCTGTGTTTTCACGAATCGTCTTGATTTTTTCTAAAATCTCCGCTTTTGTTGCGCCTGCTTTTGCCAATCGTGCCGCTTCGACCACTTGGAATTTTTGGGCTTGGTCTGTGAAATCACAATCGACCACAGTCACATCATGCCCTGAAAGCATTCCACCTTGTCGAGCTGCTTCAACTGTCCCTGATAAAGCTTCCGTCAAATGAATCGAAATAATTTCATCATCTTCGTTAGCAACTTTTTCATAAACCTCAGCAAAAACCCCAACTGGTGGTTGACTTGTTTTCGGCAAATTTTTCGATGCGGCCATTTTGATCATGAACTCCTCGAACTTCAAGTCCTCATCTGAATACATCGTCCCGTCAATTGTCACTGACAAGGGAACAATCGTAATCTCAAGCTCACGCGCTAACGCAGGATCAATCGTAATGGATGAATCTGTCACAATTTTTATTGGCATATTTATTACGTGAACGCCCCATTGCTCTCCCTAAGAGTTTCTGGCTTGTCCAATTCCTTTTCTATACAATTTGTGCTATCATATATTATAACAAATTTTCAGGTGGAAAGAGCAAAAAAGGTTAGAAAGATGTGTTTTTTAGATTTCCTCAGATGCTTTCTTTTCCATTATTGATAAATTCACTAAAAATCGGAGATGAAAAATGGAAACAGAAGGTTCAAAAACATATCAGATTCTCAACGAAATCTTCAATGCCGTCACTCATGGGGCAGGAACAGGTCTAGCCATTGCTGCCCTAGTGTTGCTCATTCTTAAAGGCGCAGCTTCTGGTTCGGCACTTGAGCTGGTTGCTTTTATTATTTATGGTGCTTCGCTGGTATTGCTTTTTCTTTTTTCAACTTTGGCACATAGTTTGCATTTTACTCGCGCAGTCAAAGTGTTTCGTGTGTTTGATCATAATGGAATTTACCTTCTCATCGCTGGGACTTATACGCCTTACTGCTTGGTCGCCCTCAATAATTGGTTGGGCTGGGCTGTCCTTTCGGTCATCTGGGTTTGTGCAATTCTTGGGATTATTTTGACATCCATTTATCTTCCAAAATGGGGAAAGACGCCCAAATTATCTACTATTTTGTATGTGGTGATGGGCTGGATGATTCTGCTGGCTATTTATCCACTTTGGCAAGTTTTAGAAGCTGCTGGTATCTGGCTTTTAGTCGCGGGAGGGGTCGTTTATTCTGTGGGTGCAGCCATTTATCATTTCAAATTCCCTTTTGCCCACGTTCTTTGGCATCTTTTTGTCTTATTGGCAGCTGGGTTGATGTTCTTTTCGGTTTACCTCTATGTTGGCTAAGCTAAATTTTAAAAACCGTTCATGAGCGAACGGTTTTTTATTTGTAGATTGCGGCTAAAACATAGCCTTCTAAGCGTTTTTGGAGGATTTCAGATTCGGCAACATAAATTTTGGTTTGTGTTGTTTTTTTGCTATCCGAAAAATGCAAAATCACTTGATGGGAGCCAGAAAATTCACGGAGAATTTGTGAAATTTTTTGGTTGTATTGTTCGTTTGCTAAGTTGAGCCAAAGTTTTTTGTTACTTTCAAAAGCAGGTGCTAAGCGATCGGCAACCAATTGTAAATCGTCATTGCGCTCAGAAATTTTGCCACTAATCAAGTAAAATTTTCCTTGTTCCAACTCACTTGCTACTTGCCGATAAATTTCAGGGAAAATTGTTACATCCAATTTTTCACGGCTATCACTCACTGTTAAAAAGGCCATTGTCTGACCATTTTTAGTCCGGTGAGTTCTCAAGTACTGAAGTTCAACCAAGATTGTTGCATTTTTATTTTTGATAAGTTGGTTCAGAGGAGTGAAATTTCCGGCTAATTTTTCGGCTAATGTCTGGAGCGGATGAGGAGTGATGCCCACGCCAAGCAGATTCTTTTCAAAGTCATACTTTTCAGCTTGAGAATAGTCCTCCGCTGCCTGATAACTGAATTTTAAGAGGCTGTTATTGGCAAATAAATCGAGCTGAAAAGTTTGATGATAATTGATTAGAGACTCCAGATTTTCTGCCAAACGACGGCGATTTTCTCCATCGGTAGTGTCAAAAGCACCGATTTGAACGAGGGGTAAAAGTAAGTCTACCCGTTGAAATTGTGCAGGGAGTTGTTTGACAAAGTCTGATAAGTCTTGATAGGGTTGATTGTCCACAATGAAGCGGGCAAATTCTCTTGATATACCTTGAATATGGGCCAAGCCTAAACGAATTTGTTTTTGATGAACAAAATCGCCCACCTTAATTTGATTGATTGTTGGTTTGGCAATTTGAAATCCTTGTTCTAAAGCATCCAAAATCATCATTTCGCGCTTACGATCACGCATCAAAATTTCATAAAATTCCGCTGGAAAATGGGCTTTGAAATAAGCAATCTGAAAGGCGAGCGCTGCATAGGCAAAGCCATGTGACCGGTTAAAGCCATAATTGGCGAAGCGTTCAATCAAATCATAAATTGCTTCGGCTTGTTGGGCTGAATGTCCTTTTTGAGTTGCGCTAGTCAAAAAATCTGCGCGTAACTGCTCAAGCTCGCTCCCTTTTTTCTTGGAAATGGCACGGCGCAGTAAGTCAGCTTTTCCGAGAGAAAATCCAGCAAAAGCTTGGGCAACTTGCATAATTTGCTCTTGATAAATCATAATGCCATAGGTTGGCTGCAAAATGCTGCTAATCGAAGCATCAATCTCTGGAACGGCTTCTTTGCGATGGCGTCTGGCGACAAATTGAGGGATAAACTGAGAAGGGCCTGGTCTGAAAATCGAGGTGGCATCCACAATGTCATCAAATTTACTCGGAGCAAGATTTCGCAGGAAACGGCGCATTTGTGGATTTTCAAATTGAAAAATTCCTAATGTGTTTCCAGCTCGAAAAAGTGCAAGGGTTTGTTCGTCTTCAAGATTGATTTTTAACGGAT
The DNA window shown above is from Lactococcus sp. S-13 and carries:
- a CDS encoding LysM peptidoglycan-binding domain-containing protein; this translates as MKAKHKFALGASIVALASLGGITAQASSVQEIINAAVPVANDYGLYPSVMIAQGILESSGGQSALASNYNNIFGVKYSSGTPVYLPTQEYLDGVMTNVVEPFQAYGSVYEACLAQAQLLRGSSYYSGAWRENTSSYLDATAWLQGRYATDPGYAAKLNSIIYELGLSAYDQGAAVSTTTTTTTTTSSSSSTGTYTVKEGDSLSAIAAQYGTSVSALVSLNGLSDANAIHVGQNLQVSGSNSSNLTTTTTTSSSSAGNSYTVQAGDSFYSIAEHFGVSVKSLLAANGISDLNSLLQVGQNLQISASSNSNASTTSSAGTYTVQNGDSLYSIATANGMTADQLAAINGFGVSQVIHPGQTIQL
- the cysK gene encoding cysteine synthase A, whose amino-acid sequence is MAKIYENITELIGQTPIVKLQHVPEDSADVYVKLEAFNPGGSVKDRIALAMIRAAEADGRLQAGGTIVEPTSGNTGIGLAFVGSALGYKVVIVMPESFSIERRKLIQAYGAELVLTPAAEGMKGAIAKAEALRDEKGYFLAMQFENPANPEIHEKTTGAEIIEAFGPTGLDAFVAGAGTGGTITGVSHALKKVNSAVKTYVVEADESAILSGEAAGPHKIQGISAGFIPGNLDTEAYDEVIRVKGDDAILTARHIGGKEGFLVGISSGAAIYAALQVAKKLGKGKKVLALAADNGERYLSTVLYDFESEK
- a CDS encoding peptide ABC transporter substrate-binding protein; translated protein: MNKLKIATLAGLSLSATVLLTACASSGTSSSSSRNIQYSLNSDVLTLDSSLAADVNSIDTLLNVQAGLVRFDKNAQVVNDLAKSIDISKDGLTYTVQLRDGLKWSNGDSLTAKDFVYGWQRTVDPKTGSQYASFLAPVKNATEIIAGKKPLSDLGIKAINAHKLVITLAAPTPYFEKLMTVQAYYPLNQKFVEKYGKAYGTNSDKTLYNGAFIFAKGSKGWTGSNKTFSLVKNPNFYDAKNVKAKGITYQVITENNTAAQLYKQGKLDMAILDTPQLVSTYKSTKGYKILPAPRVDVLEYNQSGKVPALNNLKIRQALNLATNRKGLLETAAPYFTVANTVTPSGLDKAPNGEDFAKYAAQPYAFDAKNAAELFKEGLKEIGKTSLTLTLEGDSDDTYHKTAVNYLTASLSKNLPGLTVKENLVPKAQRLKDAQNNNFEIILSSWGADYNEPSDFLMNFITGSPLNNGRISNAAYDKAYQAATTMPDIMNDEKRYADYKEAESQLYQAANLNPLDTQAKPVLLNPELKGVSEYNSAMLYDLRYAQFVK
- a CDS encoding C40 family peptidase → MEKHRRSARNQHKKLRKIVLLGLTMIAIFGAGKIMEMGVKAVQASTIKLVSKSAQTYAYSGESKLYGLQKIKGSTYYFDKSTGAMKTGFMTLNGGTVYFSPKTGKMLYGLQKIGGYTYYFTKKNGTDDVIKAYEAVAGSLKSDNTVIEKTIAAGLKLVGESPYVYGGGRTDASVAKNEFDCSSFIAQMYRLGGQSLVYQFAASTTLLAQTGTAETWANKGRGDLLITPDDASENEQHAAIYLGDGFILHDSTSTDGVSISRLNQVINRKVLGNMTWEQLFENGNVRREV
- a CDS encoding cysteine desulfurase family protein; protein product: MIYFDNSATTAINPLVLRTYTDVATKIMGNPSSLHNLGTTATRLLEASRRQVADLFGLTAQEIFFTSGGTEGDNWILKGVAFEKRPYGNHLIVSSVEHPAVKNAAEWLTTQGFELDYAPVDHKGFVIVSELKKLIRDETILVSVMAVNNEVGAVQPIAEIAALLRDYPTISFHVDAVQAIGKIAVEDWLVERVDFATFSAHKFHGPRGLGFAIVRAGKRVTPLLHGGGQESNRRSTTENLAGIVATAKALRLALEDDERKRSKVLAMKQIIFDELKKHDKVVLFSEMADFAPNILTFGIRGVRGEVVVHAFEQHEIYISTTSACSSKKNAAAGTLVAMNVSGKIATSAVRISLDASNNMAEVEQFLTVFRQIYQELEKVSG
- a CDS encoding HU family DNA-binding protein, whose translation is MANKQDLIAEVAAKTGLTKKDSEKAVNAFGEVVTEFLAKGEKVQLIGFGTFETRERAAREGRNPQTGEAIKIAATVVPAFKAGKALKDAVK
- a CDS encoding YpmS family protein, which gives rise to MDNQVIQSRKSKKIVKKSPGSKAPKTPEGSPEKAKNSLWKWLFLLLLALNLAGVLFVAVRVMMPRDQAVLTQKNSSQTDQKVAQITTTTPQLNQLINSYLADYQTKEMTYKFYISGQQAVLEASYQLFGTKIPLYIYFQPLALADGAVSLSVQSISAGSLSLPTSDVLAMVKSYNLPDFVQVESKSSQVIIQLPKIKLASDLYLKANQIDLDKGNFTFDFMKKA
- a CDS encoding SGNH/GDSL hydrolase family protein, whose protein sequence is MMKNSLRTLAGFLLAILLIFAALWVIFPKAQDRFGAVKKTSASKTLIYTALGDSLTEGVGDATGQGGFVPLFAKNIENGTNDSVVSQNFGKAGDTSTQIYNRMLKQEKIQAGLKKADIITITVGGNDVLKVIRDNVTKLSTMREKDFVKPEAAYQKRVKKLLDTIRKDNPKAQIYVLGIYNPFYINFPDLTVMQNVIDDWNQATKEVIAKENKVYFVPINDLLYKGTGTTQAVEADSSSSSVENNLLYTGDHFHPNNTGYQIMANAAYASYEKVNK
- a CDS encoding DegV family protein yields the protein MPIKIVTDSSITIDPALARELEITIVPLSVTIDGTMYSDEDLKFEEFMIKMAASKNLPKTSQPPVGVFAEVYEKVANEDDEIISIHLTEALSGTVEAARQGGMLSGHDVTVVDCDFTDQAQKFQVVEAARLAKAGATKAEILEKIKTIRENTELYIGFSTLENLVKGGRVSRMTGLFGSLLHVRVIGTLKDRELNTLLRGRGNKTFYKWLDELAEHMSQSGRKIREIGISHAQGLEFSQKAKEILQKFVEKPISVMDTNTTIATHTGPGAWAIMIDYE
- the trhA gene encoding PAQR family membrane homeostasis protein TrhA: METEGSKTYQILNEIFNAVTHGAGTGLAIAALVLLILKGAASGSALELVAFIIYGASLVLLFLFSTLAHSLHFTRAVKVFRVFDHNGIYLLIAGTYTPYCLVALNNWLGWAVLSVIWVCAILGIILTSIYLPKWGKTPKLSTILYVVMGWMILLAIYPLWQVLEAAGIWLLVAGGVVYSVGAAIYHFKFPFAHVLWHLFVLLAAGLMFFSVYLYVG